In the genome of Bosea sp. BIWAKO-01, the window CTCGATCGACGACATCTACCGGATCAATGTCCGCAGCGCCGACGGCAAGATGGTGCCGCTGCGCAGCCTGCTGGAGATCCACGTCGTCGTCGGTCCGCCCGCGCTGATCCGCTACAACAACCTGCGGGCCGTCACGATCCAGGGCGGCCCGGCGCCCGGCGTCTCCTCGGGCGAGGCGCTCAACGCCATGCAGGAGGTCGCGGCGCGCGTACTGCCCGCGGGCTATGCCGGCGAATGGACCGATACCGCCTTCCAGGAGAAGCGGGCCGAGGGCAAGACGCCGATCATCCTCGCCTTCGCCGTGCTCTTCGCGTTCCTCTTCCTCGTCGCGCTCTACGAGAGCTGGACGATTCCGGTGCCTGTGCTGCTCTCGGTCTCGATCGGCATTCTCGGCTCCTTCGCCTTCATGGTGCTCGGGCACCTGACACTCGATGTCTATGCCCAGATCGGCATGATCGTGCTGATCGGCCTTGCCGCGAAGAACGGTATCCTGATCGTCGAGTTCGCCAAGGAACAGCGCGAGAGCGGGGTTCCCCTGCTCGAGGCGGCGGCAGAAGGCGCCCGGCTGCGCTTCCGGCCGGCGATGATGACCTCGTTTGCCTTCATCCTCGGGCTGCTGCCGCTCGTCATCGCCACCGGCGCCTCGCAGCTCGCCCGGCGCAATGTCGGCACTCCGGTCTTCGGCGGCATGATCTTCGCCTCGCTGCTCGGAATCTTCGTGATCCCGCCGCTCTACGTCTTCTTCCAATCAATGCGGGAACGCCTGCGCCCATCGACGAAGCCGAAGCCGATTGCAGAGGCGGCGACGCCACCGACTGGGGAGGCCGCGGCCAAGCCGCATAGTCCTGCCGAGTAGCGTTTGTGGCGGTTCGATCGGCCACGGCTTCTGTCATGGCCCGAGGCGAGGGCGAGGGAGCCGCCGCGATCCAGCCACAAGCCGGCGCCGCCCGGACCACCGTTGCCGGAACCGCCAGGTTCGCTGCACCGCGGCAACCCCAGCCATGACGCGCCCAAGCGGTGCTATCCCGCGCTTGATCGCGATCATGGATTCAATCAGCGCAATCTGGTTGCCATCATCGTTTGCTCCTCTGTCTTTCTTGTTCTCCGCGCCGGCCGGAAAGCGGTGCGGCCTCAAAACGTCAGGACGACCTTTCCGAAATGCTCACCGGCCTGAAGGTGCCGCAGGGCTTGCGAAGCCTCCGTCCAGGGGAAGACCCGGTCGATGACGGGGCGCGTATCCCCGCCGGCGAGCCCGTTCATCAGGGCATCCAGCGTCGCGCGTGATCCCACCGGGACGCCGCGAACGATCGCCTGCTTTCGGAAGATGTCGAGCGGGTTGATCGAGCCGTCGTGGCCGCCGAGATAACCGATCACATTGATCTGCCCGCCCGACCGGATCGCTTTCAACGATTGTGTGAAGCTTCCCGGCCCGCCGACCTCGAGGATGTGGTCGACGCCCCTTCCGCCCGTGAGCGCGAGCACGGAATCGGCCCAGGCCGGGTGCTTGCGGTAGTTCACCCCGGCCCAGGCCCCGAGCGCCTCGGCCCGGGCGAGCTTTTCGTCGCTGCTCGAGGTCACGATGACCCGGGCCCCGACCAGGCGAGCGAACTGCAGGCCGAAAAGCGCGACGCCCCCGGCTCCTTGCACCAGAACGGTTTCTCCCGGCCTGAGCGCTCCGAAGGTCACCAGCGCCTGCCAGGCCGTGGAGGCCGCGCAGGGCAACGCGGCCGCATCGATGTCCGAGAGCGCGTCCGGCACTTTGACGAGGCGCTGTTCGTCGAGCGTCACCTCCTCCTGCAGCATGCCGTCCAGCGGTCCGCCAAGCGGAAGGCCGGCTCGGCTGATGTCGAACCGGCCATCATCCCATTGGCCCCAGAATGCCGAAACGACGCGGTCCCCAATCGCAAAGCGATCGACCCCCTCCCCCCACGGCGACGACCTCACCGACCCCATCTGAGCGGGACGAGCGGCAGGGGATAAGCGATCGAGAACCGCCCCTCGACGATCTCCAGGTCGCGATAGTTGAGGCTTACCGCGCGCAGGCGCAGCCGAACTTCGCGGTGTCCCGGTGGGCGCGGCTCACGCCGTGTGATCGCCAGGCCGTCCAACCCGTGCTTGTCGATGACAATGGCTTTCATCGGCTCTCGCTTTGCATGACCACCCGCTCGCGAGAGAAGGAGGACGTTTCATCGAAGCGGACGATTGACCGGCTGAAGATCGGTATGCAAATGCATAATGTTCATAAAAATAATGCCGGATAAGCATATGCTGGATGAACTCAAGGCCTTCGTCCTGCTTGCGGAGACCGGGTCTGTGCAACGCGTCGCCGAACGCCTGCTGCTGACGCAGCCGGCGGTGACCCGGCAGGTCCAGCGGCTCGAGCGCATGCTTGATGCGACGCTGCTCGATCGGCGTGCCAAGCCGGCGACGTTCACGCGGGCGGGGGTCGTGGCGCTGGAGCGCGCCCGCGCCATCCTGGCGTCTGTGGACGAGCTGAAGCAGGTCCTGGCTTCCGATGCCGAGCCGGCTGGTCAGCTGAGGCTTGGGGTTGCCCATACGCTGGCCACCGCCGAACTGGCCGAAGCGGTGGAGTCCTTGCGCCAGCACTATCCGAACCTTGCACTCCAGTTGGTCAGCGGCTGGACGCCGGAGCTCGCGGCGAAGGTCGAGCAGGGCACGCTCGACGCCGCCATCCTGCTATCTGCCGGCGATGCGGGCAGCCTTGCCGAACCGGCCGGGAGAATCGTCGGCACGGAAGATGTCCTGATCATCGCGCCGAAGGCACTGCGTGTGCCGAAGCGGGCCACTCTGGCGGCTCTGGCGGACCATGGCTGGATTCTGATGCCGGACGAGACATGCGGTGCGCGGCGTGCGCTCCGAACCGCGATCGAACGGCAAGGCGGCCAGTTCCTGATCGCGGCGGAGGTTCACGACATCGAGCTGCAGATTTCCCTCGTCAGCAAGGGGCTGGGGGTCGGCATCATGCCGAGGCGAAAGCTGACCGCCGGCCTGAAGCAGAAGCTCCAGATCGTCGATGTCGGCGATCCGCAGCTGCGGCTCAGCGTTTTCGTCAAACGCGCAAAATATCTCTCCGGCATCAACAGGGGCATCGATTTCCTGGAGGAGGAGCTCATCCGGATCATGAAATAGACCGGGCGGCATCGGCGGGCCCAGGCGGACCCGACCGCCGATACCGGCCATGATCGCCTTCATCGACGAACACCCGGAGCCTATGGGGTCGAGTCTGCTCCAAAATCGCAGACAATCGTCGGCCAAAGGGATTGAAAATAAAGGGATAAAATGAGTGGCGGAGACGGAGGGATTCGAACCCTCGATACCCTTGTGGGGTATGCTCATTTAGCAAACGAGTGCCTTCAGCCTCTCGGCCACGTCTCCGTTACCGGCTCTATGCCCGATTGCCCGGCGCTTTGACAAGCCGTCAGTGTGAAAGATTATCAGCCATCTTCGTCGGGCTGAGGAAATGGCCGATGCACGCTGCCCCGAAAGTGATCGTGTCGCCCGCACACGGAGGCACCCGCCTGCGCCGCCTCGGCGCCGGGCTCGTCCTCCTGGCTGCTGCCGCGATGCCGCGTCCGGCAGCGGCCCAGGTGCAGTTCGTGGCTTGTGACAATGGCTTGCGCTGCGTGCAGGCGCCCTGCCCCTCGAGAGATGTCGTTCTCGTGCCGTCAGGCCGGCGCTATGCGAAGATCGATCCCGACCTCTCCAGCCTGCGGCCAGCGGATGCTGCACGCCGCGACCTCGCCACTGGCCTCTATTCCGGGCGCCTCGTCCTCGCCGGCACGGTGGAGGACGGACCGCCGGTGCGAATCACGGCGACGAAGGTCATTCGTCGCGCGACTGCCCATGAGGCGGCCCTCTGCCGGCGCCGCTGAAGCCTCGGCCCGAAAAGCGGATTGCGGTTTTCGGGGAAGCCTATGTAATTACAGATGGTTAGATCATCGCACCGGATACGATATCTGGTCCAATGATCCAAGGGCACGCCGTCAGCGCGTCGGCTTCACCGCCCCGGCAATCACGGCGATCTCGTCGGTCCAGATCCCGCCTGAATAGCCCGCGGGCAGACGGGACAAGTCGTCCAGCGTGTCCAGGCCCGTCGAAAACCCTCCGCCGTGATAGGGGCCGAGCGCGAAGACCTGGGTGCCGGCGCTGTCGAAGCGGTTGAGGAAACGGCTTGGCCAGCCCCAGAGCCATGGCGCGATGTTGATCGGCACCAGGACGATCATTCCGCGGCAGATCTCGGGCATCACGCCGGTCCAGCCATAGGCGACATAGCGTGTCAGGCAGCCAATCTGCGTGCGCCTGGACATGGCCGGGATATCGGGCCGGAGGCGCCGCAGCGTCTCGACCGGCTCGTCCCCGCCATAGACGATCAGGCGCGCACGGGCCTCAGACGGCAATGCCCCCAGGACGGCGGCGAGCTTCTCGCCCTCGCTCCTGTCCCGGCTCTTCACATTGATGGCGAAGCGCCGCCCGGGAAAGGCGGCAAATACCTCGTCGAGCGTCGGCATCATGCCGATGCCCTTGCCGCGCAGCGGATGGGTCTTGCCACCATCGGCGGTATAGCCATGGCCGACATCGAGCGCCTTCAGCTCCGCCATCGCATGCTCCCGCGTGACACCCTCCCCGTTCGTCCGGCATTCCAGGGTCCAGTCGTGGAAGACCGCGAACTGGCCGTCGGTGGTCGGGTGCACGTCGAGCTCGACGATATCGGCCCCGGCCTCGAAAGCTGCCCGCATGGATGGCAACGTGTTCTCGATGAAATCATGGCGCTGCGGCAGCATGCGCGCCGCGCTGCAGACATCGGTGCGCAGATCGGTCTTGTCGTAGAGCTGGGTGATGCCGCGATGGGCGAGCAAGGTCGGCCTGCCCTGCGGCCGGGAAGCCAGGAAGCTGCTGTTGCCGATCAGGATGAAGAGCGTGAGGAAAGAAAGGGCGGCGAGCGCAAGGCGTGGGAGACGGCGCATCACTTCATCCTTTGAACCGCGGGCGCGAGCGCCTATCAATGTTCCCGAAAATGGGAGCGTTAGAGCAGTCGCTCCCAATTATGGGAACATTATGATCGCAGCGGCATGATCGTCATCGGAGCCTCGGCCCTGGTCGACTATGGCGAGGCGCACCCGCAGGCTGGCCCTGGCCTGCGCGCGCTGAACGCGCTGCTGCGACAGGCGTCCTGGGGGACGCGCGGCGAGCTTGCGCGCGATTGCGGCGCGGTTGCTCGCTTCGTGAGCGAAGACGCGGTTGCGCTTGCCTTGCCGCATGTTGGCTGCAGCGTGACGTTCAGGGTCAATTTCGAGTTGGGCGTGATCCGCATCACCGCGGTCGCCGCCCTCAACGAGGAGGACGCAACGTGACGGAGCGCCAAGGCCTTCCGGTCCGGCCGATCAAGAGCGAAGCAGATCATCACGCCGCGCTGGCCGAGATCGACCGGCTGTTTGCCGCGGAGCCGGGCTCCGAGGCAGCCGACCGGCTCGAGGTTCTTTGCCTGCTGGTCGCCGATTACGAACGCAGGACCCATCAGATCGCTTCGACGGACCCCATCGCCTATCTGACCCTCGCGATGCAGGCGACGGGGCGGACACAAGCCGAGCTCGCCGAGCTACTCGGCTCGCGCTCGCGCGCCTCAGAGGTCCTGAACCGGCGGCGGCATCTCTCCGCCGAGATGATCGCAAAGCTCAGCGAAGCCTGGGGCGTGGCGCGCGAGCCGCTTTCGGCGCCGTATGCGGTGGCGGGCAGCGTCAAGCGCACCGCGCTGCGCGGCGCCGCCCTGCTCGGCCTCCTCGCGAGCCTCAGCCTGTCGGCGATCGGCGGTCTGTTCTGGGCGCACGGCAGGGACCTGCCGAGCACGGCCGAGATCGCACGCTATGCGCCGCCCGATCTCGAGCGCTACGGCCGGGACGGCGGCCTGACGGCGTATCGCCGGCCGGTGCCGCTCTCGACCATCCCGCCCCATGTGCTGAAGGCCTTCCTCGCGGCGGAGGACCAGGACTACTACCGCCATGGCGGCTACAGCGTGCCGGCGATCCTGCGGGCCGCAGCCCAGAACCTCGCGAGCCTGGGCGAGAGCCGGACTCCGGCAGGCGCCGCCACCATTACCCAGCAGCTCGCCAAGAACCTGCTGCTGCCTGGCCAGCCGCCCTCGCTCGCCCGCAAGGTGAAGGAGATCGTGCTGGCCAGCCGGATCGAGGACGCCCTGAGCAAGGACCGGATCCTCGAACTCTACCTCAACCAGATCTATTTCGGCGGCTACGCCTATGGCATCGCGGCGGCCTCGGCCCAGTATTTCGGCAAGAGCCCGGCCGATCTCGGCGTTGCGGAAGCCGCCTATCTCGCGGCCCTGCCGAAGGCGCCGAACACCTACCGGCTCGACATCGCCGACAACCGCGGACGCGCCAAGGAGCGGCGCGACTGGGTGCTCCGACGCATGGCCGATGACGGACTGATCACGGCCTCCGCCGCTCAGTTCGCCCAGGCCGAGCCATTGGTCGGCCCTTGAGATCGGCATCGCTCAGCGTGGCGCTCCTGAGCCCCGGCACCAGGGCGGAGGAGCGTGAGGATCAGGACTGCCTAGTGGGAGATCGGCACTGTCGCCAGGAATTGCTCGACCGCCAGGGGCACGATATCGGCATCCGGCTGCGCGCTCGAAAGGCCGGCAACGATATGGCCCAGCCACCGCCTCATGCTCTCGCTGCTGGCGGCTTGGAAGCAGAGTGACGGCTCGATATGAGCCCAGGCGATCTCAAAGGCCTCGCGCGCTGTTGCGAGCTCGAGGAGTTCGGGAAGGGAGCTGAACGGCATAGGGCACCTCCGGCACCCGCAAAACTCAGCATCGAACCCGACCCGCGGCAAGATGACGAATTCCGACCCAAGCCGCAGCTCTCGCAGAGTTCAGTCGGCGCGTTCGGCATCCATGATGAAGGTCGCGCCGATCGAGTGCTGGCTGCGCCAGGCAATCCGCACGCAGCTGTTGATGTGCAGGGCCGGGGCGATCAGCCTGAAGACGTCTGGCGCTTCAAACCCCATCGGCACGCGCAGCTTCACACCGGACACCGAGACATCGCGGATAATGCAGGGAATCTCGTTGTTCTGGCCGGGAAGACGGATTCGCGCTTCCTGCACAACCTTCTTGCGGTGGTGGCGGCGCTCGTCAGTCTGACCCTGCAATTCACAAATCCCCGCCACGATCGATCGGTTCAAGTCTATCTGGAACCTGCGCCCGGCACGTTACCGATGACGTACAACCCGCAAGGAACCCGGGCAAGTCTGCCAGACCGTCCAGGCAGCCAACCCACAATGAGTTGATCGACAACCGCGCATGACAGGCGTGCATGGACAGGGGGTCGTTGGTAGCGGTGTGCCTGCGCGCCAAAGCCATGCAAGGTCGCTGGAGCGAGCGGAGCCGCCAAGTCTCGAAGAGCCCTTTGCTGCAGAGCAGGAGAAGAGATCATGCGCCACCATCTCAAGCTGAAATCACTTCTCATGCTCTTGGCCCTCCTGGCGAGCGTCGTGGCGCCCCTGCCCAGCCTGGGCACGGCCGAAGCGCAGGTCCGCTCCTCCGGTTCGCGACAGATGTCGGGGCAGACTGCACGCAGGGGCCACCATTCCAGCGCGCAACGGCCACAGCGTGGCAACAGGGCGCATGTGAGCCGGCCGCAGCACCGTCCGCATACGCGCCCGTCGCATGTCCATCGGCCGAGCCCGCATGTCCGGCATCATCGCCCGGGGCGTGTGACCGTCGTTCACCCGCGGCGTCACTGGCATCGCGGCGGAGCGGTTGCAGCGGGGGCGGCGCTCGGCTTCATCGCCGGGGCAGCGGCTGTCTCGCTCGCCGGCCCGGCGCCGCGCGCGGGCTATTGCTGGTATTACACCACGCCCCAGCGCACGACCGGCTTCTGGGACTGGTGCCCCCGCTGAACGGGTGCCTCACTCCGGCCGAATGCCCAAGGTTCCGCAGCGGAAGGGCCCGGGAACCATCGCCCTGGGAGCACGGTAACGCTTTCCCTCGTTCAAGAGCGCGCGAGCGTGCTGTCGATGATCGCCAAATCGTTGGCGCCCGGACGAATGGCTACGTTCGTGATGCCGAGAAAATTGCGGAGCTCGCCGGCCGGGACGGTCAGGGGACCGGGCGAGGCGGCACTCCCCGGCACCGGCTGGGGAAAGGCCGTGGACCGTGCGGTGTGGAAGGTCACGTTGCCCTCCACCTTCTGCATGATCTGGTGGATGTGGCCGTTGAGGACGGTGACGGACCCGAAGGGCCTGAGCAGTGCAAGCGCCTGCGCGCTGTCCTCGGTACCCCAGCCCCAATCGGCATAGACCGTCCAAAGCGGGATATGCGCGAAGACCACGATGGGGGCCGAGGCGCTGCGGCCGCGCAAATCGTCGGCGAGCCATTTCAGTTGCTCCGGCCCGAGTTGGCCGAGCCCGCCGGCCCTGAGGTTCACGACATTGACCAGGGCGATGAAATGCACGCCGCCCTCGTCGAAGGAATACCACCCGGCGCCCTGCTTGCCCTTGCCGTACCGCTGCGAATAGGCCTGCCCGTTGCCCTCGTCGATCACGTCATGTTCGCCAGGCACGTAGTGAACGTCCAGCCTCGCGCCACCGATGACACGCGCCGCATCATCGAATTGAGCGGCCGTGGAGAGATGCGTGATGTCGCCCGTATGGATCATGAAGGCGGGCTTGGCCGGGAGCGCCCCGATCTGGGCGATGGCCTCCGTGAGCGTGTCGAGAGCATGCGGGTTCGCAGCCTTGTCGAAGCCGACATGGCTGTCGGATATCTGCAGGAAGGTGAACCCCTTGGTGACCGCTTCTGCGGCTTCCGCCTTGCCGAGCAGGCCCAGCGAGACCGGAACCCCGCTTGCAACCGTCCAAAGCACGCCGGTTCCGGCCCAGATCATGCATTCGAGCGTCTCGCGGCGTGTGGTGGCAGGCCGCTCAGTATCGATCCGATGATGTGTCATGGTCGATCTCCCAAGAACGCAACCAGGCTGCGTTCATTGAGAAGACAGGTCTTCAGCGCCGTTTATTCCCGAACATGGGAATTTTCGTCATCGGCTCTGTGCAGCAATGCGACGCTCGGTCCGCGGGATGCGCGAGCGGGAGGATCGAAGCAAAACGCGGGCCCCGCCTCCGGCAATCGTGGTGCCGACACCGTGCGGATTCTCGCCCGCCGAACGGTTTCGCCGTGGTCCAGACAAGCAATCTTGCATCGTGAAGGCTCGCATGTATGGATAAGACACTATTCGGCTGCTCGATTCCTGTCTGCAAGCCTTGGAAAGTTCTCCAGCGCGCGCCGACAAGAACACTAGCACCTACATGCTTACCAACGGTCAAAATCACAAGATATAATCTACTAAGGGACCACGGCTATGGCTCTCAAACTACTGAATGCAGATGCGATCCGCGATAGCGCATTCTCCGTGCAACCTTATCCGCATTTCCTTGGTGAGAACTTTCTGAGACCTGAGGCCATCCCAGATATACGCAGGGATTACCCGGCCATTACGAAGCCGGGCTATCTGACCGTCGACGATATCGAACTGGCCGGAAGCTTTAAGCAGTTGATCGATGAAATGGAGAGCCCGGACCTTACCGAGGTGCTCTCGAAGCGCTTTGGCAAGGACCTCCACGCTTATCCGCGCCTGACCACTGTCCGAAAGCTCTCGCAGGCCAAGGACGGGCGCATTCATACCGATGGCCCCAGCAAGGTCATGACCGTGCTGCTCTACCTGAATGACGACTGGTCACCGGATGCGGAAGGCCGGCTGCGCGTGCTCTATGACGGCACGAATTTCGAGCCCTTCGCCTGCGAGGTGCCTCCGACCATGGGCGCCGTTTTCGGCTTCCTGCGCTCCGACAATTCCTGGCACGGCCACAAGCCTTTCACGGGCGAGCGGCGTGTCGTTCAGACGGCGTGGATCACCGACGCATCCGAGCTCGAGCGCAAGAAGAGCAGAAACACGGTCGCGAAGTTCTTCAAGAGCATCTTCGGCCGCTAGGTTCATTGTGGATGGCCCGCTCGGCAGACCGGCGAAGGTTTCGCGCCGGGCTTCCGCGGGCCATTGCGGTGCCTGGCCGAAAGCCGGGGGCCAAGAGCCTTGCGCCCATGGCCCGATAGGGCGTTCGACGCAAAATAGCGATTAAATCAAGGCCTCGATAGACCGTCAGGCATGACTTCGTGTCACCGGTCCATGTCACCTGACGAGGCCCGTACCTCCAGCGAAACGCAGTGTTGAGCAATCCCTCCGGGCCGCCTACGCTCTCTCCGTGATAGACCTTCCCCCCGCTTGGGCCCATCTTCAGCCGGCCTCCCTCAAGGCGCTCCTTGAGCCCCCCGGCAGGGTCCCGCAGGCTGTCCGCCTCACGCCCGATAGGCTCTCCGTCGAGGTCGCCCTTCAGGCTCCCATGGTCATCGCCGCGAGGCTCCTGCTGGCGCTTGCGGTGGAGAAGGGTGGACTGGTCCTCACCCCTGCGGGAGCCCTGAAGCGGGCCGATGTCCGGCATGTCTTCGACCGGACGGAGTGGCCGGGATACGACAAGGCCACCACTCCCGCGACGAACAAGGTCATCAACGAGCACGATGCCTACGGAGTCCTGTTCACACGGATCGTGCTGCAGGCAGCCCGGCTCCTGCGGAAGCGCTCGGGGGTGCTAAAGGCGAGCAAGGCAGGCAAGGCCATGCTGGCGCCCGAGGCCGCCCCCGCGCTGCTCGCCGAGCTGTTCGAAGCGACATTCTGGAAAGTGAACCTCCAGGACTTCGACCGGAACCCGCTTGAGTTCTGGCCCCAGCACCACATGGGCGTGATCCTGTGGAGCCTGTCGGTGACCGCGCATGGCTGGTCCCATGCGAAGGACCTGATGCCGGCCTGTACGATCATGGAGACCATCGAGGACCCGATTGCTCCCGACTTTCCCGAGTTCGCCCTGACGACGCGGGTGCTCCGGCCGCTGTCATGGCTCGGGCTACTCGAGAGCCGAAGATCGGAGAAGAGGCCCGACGGCGGGCTCGATGACGTTTTCCGGAAGACCCCGCTATTCGACCAGTTGTTGCGGTTTGAGGTGGAGCTGAAGGGCAGCAGCGAGGCGCGGCACTGAAGCGGAGATTTCGCGAGCTGGATGTTTGACCGGCCCCGTCAGCAGCAGCGCACCTCTCGCTTTCCGCGTCGGGCTTGCAGGTCCCCAGGGATGGCAGGCCATCAGCACCGCGCCGACGAGCAAGCGGGTGCTCGTGCTGTTTCAGTCTGGCGAGATGGAGGTCTGTTACCAGACCAATCACGGGGACGGCATCAAGGGCTCATGGCGGTTCTCCTTCGCTGATCGCGGCAGGCAGGCCCCATGGCCTACACATTGGCATCCTCTGCCCGCAGCCCTGACGCCCTCTGGGCGAGGAGGACAGCCTGAGTAGGTGGACGAAGGCCGAATGGTGGAAGGTGCTGCATTGTTCCGCATTCGCAGTCGGCGGTGTGATCTTCCTCGTGTTCTCTGCCGCGTCCCTGTTCGTGAAGATCGTGTCCATGGTTGAGGGTTGGGCCGAGCGAAAGGAACTGATGGCCCGCTACCGCCTCAAGGAGCCCGCCCATGAAGGAAGCGTTCAGTGTGTCCAAGGTAGATGCCGACGAGGATGATCTCGTTACCATTCGCATACGATCGAACGCGACCTATTGAGGCTTTAGACGGTCACGAGCGGATACACCGCCCTGAACAAAACGGAGAACATCGCCGAACTGGCGAGGTCGTTCCCGCCGACGCAATCGACGCCTGAAGAGATCGCGGGCCGCCGCGAGGAACGCCGCAAACGGATCGACGCGGCGAAGGCAGGCCAGCTTGCCCCGAAGGATCATCGCGGTCGGCATAACCGTTAACCGCCCGCTTGCACAAAGCTACATTCTTCCCCCATAAAGCCACGACTTCGCCACGAGTGTTACAAAGGGGCTGGTATGGCGAACCCGTTCTGTCGCGCCGGTATTGTCGGCTTGTTGGTATCTGGCTGCTCGGCCCAATCGGTGCCGACAGTCGAGTCAATCACGAAGCCGACGATGGAAACGTTTGCCCGTTTAGGGAGTTGGCGGCCCTGGCAACCAGCTCAACAAGAGAAGCTTCAGCCGGCTCCCGTCGTGCTTTCTGATGCTCCGCCTGAGCCGAGCAAGCCGATGTCCATCACGCCCGCGCAGGAGAAAATTACGGCTTCGATACCCAAGCCCGCGCCTGTGGTCGCTAGCGCACCCAAACGAACGCCTCCGCCGGTTCCCCGCGTTGTGCCCGCTGCGGTGCCAACGGAACCGAGCAAGAGCGTACCGACGCTAGTATCGTGCCGCACCAGCAACGAACCCGGTCAACGCGTCAGCATGGAATGCAGCCCTGTCGACTGACAGCTGCGATTCAGCTTCGGACCAATCGGCCCTCGAACGGCCAGACGGCGTTCTTCGCGTGCAGAACAGAGGAAGCAGCGATCATTGCGCCGTTTGCGGATGACCTTGAGGGTTATTTACGGGCCACCCAGGTGCTCGCCTCGAAGAAGCCGGGCATAAAGGCACAATTGATCGCAGGCGCGGGGCTTTGAACCGCATGACCATGTTCGTCGTCGGGACCAGGACTATGCAGAGCGGCGGGCTCTCCCAGCGAGCCTATTGCCTGGCACGTCCATCTCTGATTTTCGGACGTATTGGGCGATCCGCCGCGCGGGGACTGTAAGCAAGCGAAACCGGCACGGCCTGCGCCTCACGCTGGCCGCAACCGCCGTGGACACGTCAACGTGAGGCACGGTTAGCAGCTTGATGGGGGGACGGAATGAAGGAGCCAGATTGGGACAGCCTGCGGCAGGACCAGTTGATTTATGCTGCCGCGGTCAACGCTTGGCACGCAAATCGGAATACTCAGCGGATCTACACGCTGCTCTGTTGGGCGACCGGTGTCGCTGTCGGGCTTTACGTGCACCACGTAGGCTGGCGCGGTCTGCTGGGCGGTTGGCTCTGGACTGCCGATAAGCTCTGACTGTCCCGTTTTTCGGCCGTCAACGATCGACAACCACTGAGCGGATCGGCTGGTTTGTGGCTTGCAAGCCGTCAGGTCAGGCTTGTTGCGGGTTCAGAAAGGGAGACCCGCAACATGTTCACTGATTTCACTCTTGCCATCCTGCTCGCCTACTTCGCGCTGGAATGCTCGGTCCATATTCGGGCGATCAGGATGCGCATGAAGAGGCGCCACAGCGCCAAGGAGCGCGCCCTCGACCGCCTCGCACTGAAGGTCGTGCGGCTATCGGCTGGTGTCGCGATGGCCTTGCCCCTCGCCGCCGTCTGACGGTCAATCAGCGGCGGTAAAGGCCGCATCTACCTCCGCCGCCGTCGAGATCGTTCCGGCCTCGATGGCGGCTTTCACACGCGCGAACGTCTGAAACGTGGCGCTGGCGTGCGCTTGAACCCCGTCGCTGATCAGAGCCATCGCGGTGGCATTGACCGGATAGGTGTTGCCGTCGGCGCCATGCCGGACTGTGGTCCAATCAGGATCAGCCGCAGCGGCCACGCGCGCGTCCATGATCATGATCTTGCTGTGATCGTCGGTCGCGACAGGAACACCGGCCACCGCGATCCCACCGATCTCAACCAGCCAGCGCAGCTCGGCAGCGTAAGCGATGAGGTTGACCGGCGCCAGCACCAGGGGGAATACGCCCCGGCTAGCCGGGTTCATCCGGGCTCGACGTCGTCGGGGCATTCGAACCAGTCGATTTCCGCGACAAACCTCCCCTCGGGATCGGTCTCCGTCGTTTCAATCACGACATCGTCGTCGCTCAGGGTCGCCTGAAGGTCCTTCGGCACCGCTTTGCGGAACCAAGACACGCCTGCCCTGGGA includes:
- a CDS encoding glycerophosphodiester phosphodiesterase family protein, with protein sequence MRRLPRLALAALSFLTLFILIGNSSFLASRPQGRPTLLAHRGITQLYDKTDLRTDVCSAARMLPQRHDFIENTLPSMRAAFEAGADIVELDVHPTTDGQFAVFHDWTLECRTNGEGVTREHAMAELKALDVGHGYTADGGKTHPLRGKGIGMMPTLDEVFAAFPGRRFAINVKSRDRSEGEKLAAVLGALPSEARARLIVYGGDEPVETLRRLRPDIPAMSRRTQIGCLTRYVAYGWTGVMPEICRGMIVLVPINIAPWLWGWPSRFLNRFDSAGTQVFALGPYHGGGFSTGLDTLDDLSRLPAGYSGGIWTDEIAVIAGAVKPTR
- a CDS encoding metallophosphoesterase, translated to MTHHRIDTERPATTRRETLECMIWAGTGVLWTVASGVPVSLGLLGKAEAAEAVTKGFTFLQISDSHVGFDKAANPHALDTLTEAIAQIGALPAKPAFMIHTGDITHLSTAAQFDDAARVIGGARLDVHYVPGEHDVIDEGNGQAYSQRYGKGKQGAGWYSFDEGGVHFIALVNVVNLRAGGLGQLGPEQLKWLADDLRGRSASAPIVVFAHIPLWTVYADWGWGTEDSAQALALLRPFGSVTVLNGHIHQIMQKVEGNVTFHTARSTAFPQPVPGSAASPGPLTVPAGELRNFLGITNVAIRPGANDLAIIDSTLARS
- a CDS encoding PilZ domain-containing protein gives rise to the protein MQGQTDERRHHRKKVVQEARIRLPGQNNEIPCIIRDVSVSGVKLRVPMGFEAPDVFRLIAPALHINSCVRIAWRSQHSIGATFIMDAERAD
- a CDS encoding 2OG-Fe(II) oxygenase, with the translated sequence MALKLLNADAIRDSAFSVQPYPHFLGENFLRPEAIPDIRRDYPAITKPGYLTVDDIELAGSFKQLIDEMESPDLTEVLSKRFGKDLHAYPRLTTVRKLSQAKDGRIHTDGPSKVMTVLLYLNDDWSPDAEGRLRVLYDGTNFEPFACEVPPTMGAVFGFLRSDNSWHGHKPFTGERRVVQTAWITDASELERKKSRNTVAKFFKSIFGR
- a CDS encoding NAD(P)-dependent alcohol dehydrogenase; translated protein: MRSSPWGEGVDRFAIGDRVVSAFWGQWDDGRFDISRAGLPLGGPLDGMLQEEVTLDEQRLVKVPDALSDIDAAALPCAASTAWQALVTFGALRPGETVLVQGAGGVALFGLQFARLVGARVIVTSSSDEKLARAEALGAWAGVNYRKHPAWADSVLALTGGRGVDHILEVGGPGSFTQSLKAIRSGGQINVIGYLGGHDGSINPLDIFRKQAIVRGVPVGSRATLDALMNGLAGGDTRPVIDRVFPWTEASQALRHLQAGEHFGKVVLTF
- a CDS encoding transglycosylase domain-containing protein, which gives rise to MTERQGLPVRPIKSEADHHAALAEIDRLFAAEPGSEAADRLEVLCLLVADYERRTHQIASTDPIAYLTLAMQATGRTQAELAELLGSRSRASEVLNRRRHLSAEMIAKLSEAWGVAREPLSAPYAVAGSVKRTALRGAALLGLLASLSLSAIGGLFWAHGRDLPSTAEIARYAPPDLERYGRDGGLTAYRRPVPLSTIPPHVLKAFLAAEDQDYYRHGGYSVPAILRAAAQNLASLGESRTPAGAATITQQLAKNLLLPGQPPSLARKVKEIVLASRIEDALSKDRILELYLNQIYFGGYAYGIAAASAQYFGKSPADLGVAEAAYLAALPKAPNTYRLDIADNRGRAKERRDWVLRRMADDGLITASAAQFAQAEPLVGP
- a CDS encoding LysR family transcriptional regulator is translated as MLDELKAFVLLAETGSVQRVAERLLLTQPAVTRQVQRLERMLDATLLDRRAKPATFTRAGVVALERARAILASVDELKQVLASDAEPAGQLRLGVAHTLATAELAEAVESLRQHYPNLALQLVSGWTPELAAKVEQGTLDAAILLSAGDAGSLAEPAGRIVGTEDVLIIAPKALRVPKRATLAALADHGWILMPDETCGARRALRTAIERQGGQFLIAAEVHDIELQISLVSKGLGVGIMPRRKLTAGLKQKLQIVDVGDPQLRLSVFVKRAKYLSGINRGIDFLEEELIRIMK